Below is a window of Bradyrhizobium sp. SZCCHNS1050 DNA.
ATGACGAAGCAGCACGATCATTCCGGCATGAAGATGTAGGCCGGGCGCCCCGCGACTCCGACGGAGGGCCGGTCTCGATGAAGCAACGGGTGTTGAACGCCGCCATGACAGCCGGTTCGCGCGCGAGCCGGCTGGTGGCGGCTGACCGCGCCCGACGTCCTGCCAATGTCCGTCAGAAGCTCGGCCGATATCTGCCGGTCGCGCTGCTAGCAATGCTGTTGCAGGTGCTGGCGCCAGTGGCGGCGTCCGCCCTGAGCGCCGCGACGATCGCGACGGCCGATCCGTTCGGCGGGATGGCGATCTGTCATGCCGAGACGGATGCGGCGCCCCCTGGTGGCGATACCGACCGCACCGCCTGCGGCCTTGACTGCGTCATGTGCTGCGTGCTGCACGCCGCCGCGGCGCTCGATGCGCCGCCCGCGCCGTTCGATGCGGCTCCGCTGCGTCTGACGGCGTCCATCGTCTGGACGGCGCGCGAGCTCCGCCTCGTTCATCTGCTTGCCCGGGCACAGGCGCAACCAAGAGGACCTCCCTCCCTCTCCTGAGGACAGAAATCGTCATCGGCCGCAGCCGCGCGCCGATCCGTTTTGAATCAGGAAGACCGGCCGTGCAGAGCCGGCATCGGGGAAGTCAAACATGTTCCGTCGTCATGCCCTGGGTGGTGTGAGCGTGCTCGCACTGCAGCTCTTGCTGCTGCAATCGTCCACGATCGCGCGCGCCGAGACCGAGAAGGAATTGCCGTCCGTCACCGTCGACGCGCCGCGTGCCGCACCACAACGGGCCGTGCGCAAGCCGGTCACGCAGGCAACGTCCGTCCGCACGCGCGCGCCAAAGCC
It encodes the following:
- a CDS encoding DUF2946 family protein: MNAAMTAGSRASRLVAADRARRPANVRQKLGRYLPVALLAMLLQVLAPVAASALSAATIATADPFGGMAICHAETDAAPPGGDTDRTACGLDCVMCCVLHAAAALDAPPAPFDAAPLRLTASIVWTARELRLVHLLARAQAQPRGPPSLS